A window from Phaenicophaeus curvirostris isolate KB17595 chromosome 13, BPBGC_Pcur_1.0, whole genome shotgun sequence encodes these proteins:
- the ZC4H2 gene encoding zinc finger C4H2 domain-containing protein, which yields MADEQEIMCKLESIKEIRNKTLQMEKIKARLKAEFEALESEERHLKEYKQEMDLLLQEKMAHVEELRLIHADINVMENTIKQSENDLNKLLESTRRLHEEYKPLKEHVDALRMTLGLQRLPDLCEEEEKLSLDYFEKQKAEWQTEPQEPPIPESLAAAAAAAQQLQVARKQDTRQTATFRQQPPPMKACLSCHQQIHRNAPICPLCKAKSRSRNPKKPKRKQDE from the exons ATGGCAGATGAGCAAGAGATTATGTGCAAACTGGAGAGCATCAAGGAGATCAG GAATAAGACTttgcagatggaaaaaataaaggctcgactgaaagcagaatttgaagCTCTGGAGTCTGAGGAGAGACACCTGAAAGAATACAAACAGGAAATGGACCTGCTGCTGCAAGAGAAGATGGCCCACGTGGAGGAGCTGCGACTGATCCATGCTGATATTAATGTG ATGGAGAATACTATCAAGCAGTCCGAGAATGATCTCAACAAGCTCTTGGAATCTACTCGCCGCCTGCATGAGGAGTACAAACCACTGAAGGAGCATGTAGATGCTTTGCGGATGACTCTGGGATTGCAGAGGCTGCCGGATCTgtgtgaggaggaagagaagctgTCCCTTGA ctactttgaaaagcagaaagcgGAGTGGCAGACAGAACCACAGGAGCCTCCCATCCCAGAGTCtttggctgcagctgcagcggCTGCCCAACAGCTACAAGTGGCTAGGAAACAAGATACCAGACAGACGGCAACTTTCCGGCAACAGCCACCGCCAATGAAG GCATGTTTATCGTGTCACCAACAAATTCATCGGAATGCACCTATATGTCCACTCTGCAAAGCAAAGAGCCGATCTCGGAATCCCAAAAAGCCCAAGAGGAAACAGGATGAGTGA